The following are encoded together in the Nocardioides okcheonensis genome:
- a CDS encoding TetR-like C-terminal domain-containing protein translates to MWRAYAREHPGRYAATRLPLDHEAAAASAGPRHAELVRAVLRGYDLDDDATTHAVRLLGATFHGYAALDAAGAFGHVDGAPTSDETWQRVLDGLDTLIHTWETRTP, encoded by the coding sequence GTGTGGCGGGCCTACGCCCGGGAGCACCCGGGGCGCTACGCCGCCACCCGCCTGCCGCTGGACCACGAGGCCGCGGCCGCCAGCGCCGGTCCGCGGCACGCCGAGCTGGTGCGGGCGGTGCTCCGGGGCTACGACCTCGACGACGACGCCACGACCCACGCGGTCCGGCTGCTCGGTGCCACCTTCCACGGCTACGCCGCGCTCGACGCGGCCGGCGCCTTCGGTCACGTCGACGGCGCCCCCACCTCCGACGAGACCTGGCAGCGCGTGCTCGACGGCCTCGACACCCTCATCCACACCTGGGAGACCCGCACCCCATGA
- a CDS encoding helix-turn-helix domain-containing protein produces the protein MGQILPFPDRDDAAPTSPEPLWRELVGRELHRERARRGERLVDVAGRAGVSVQYLSEVERGLKDPSSEMLQAIAGALDLGTRELATRVARPDALALAA, from the coding sequence ATGGGCCAGATCCTCCCCTTCCCCGACCGTGACGACGCCGCTCCCACCTCCCCCGAGCCGCTGTGGCGCGAGCTGGTCGGCCGCGAGCTGCACCGCGAGCGCGCCCGCCGGGGCGAGCGGCTGGTCGACGTCGCCGGGCGCGCGGGCGTCTCGGTGCAGTACCTCTCCGAGGTCGAGCGCGGGCTCAAGGACCCGTCGTCGGAGATGCTCCAGGCGATCGCCGGCGCGCTCGACCTCGGCACCCGCGAGCTCGCCACCCGCGTCGCCCGGCCGGACGCGCTGGCGCTCGCCGCCTGA
- a CDS encoding SGNH/GDSL hydrolase family protein, with protein MTGTLTPVPDVRALLRGAIELEPTAAGLLPHRLPAWARAQTDDPQLRLVEAQPSGVRLAVRTTATRLELDVLPTKRQYAGVPARPDGRYDVLVDGALAEQLTAPGGNVLTVDMMTGAHTFEAGEPTTLAVGLPAGETAVEVWLPHDEQTEVVALRSDAPLEPLADDRPRWLHHGSSISHGSNATHPTGTWPVVAARLAGLDLLNLGFGGSAMLDPFVARTIRDTPADRISVKLGINLVNGDVMRRRVLGPAVHGWLDTIRDGHPETPLRLVSPIFCGVHEATPGPTAPDMAAMAEGRVAFVAGGDPAAVAAGALTLEVVREVLAEVVERRDDPHLVHVDGLDLYGPADAERLPLPDNLHPDGETHRLIGERFAALPGW; from the coding sequence ATGACCGGCACCCTGACCCCCGTCCCCGACGTGCGTGCCCTGCTGCGCGGCGCGATCGAGCTCGAGCCCACCGCGGCCGGCCTGCTCCCGCACCGGCTGCCGGCGTGGGCGCGCGCGCAGACCGACGACCCGCAGCTGCGGCTCGTCGAGGCCCAGCCGTCCGGCGTACGCCTCGCGGTGCGGACCACCGCGACCCGCCTCGAGCTCGACGTGCTGCCCACCAAGCGGCAGTACGCCGGGGTCCCCGCGCGACCCGACGGGCGCTACGACGTGCTGGTCGACGGCGCGCTCGCCGAGCAGCTCACCGCCCCCGGCGGCAACGTGCTCACGGTCGACATGATGACCGGCGCCCACACCTTCGAGGCCGGGGAGCCGACGACCCTCGCGGTCGGGCTCCCGGCGGGGGAGACGGCGGTCGAGGTGTGGCTGCCGCACGACGAGCAGACCGAGGTCGTCGCCCTGCGCTCGGACGCGCCGCTCGAGCCGCTGGCCGACGACCGGCCGCGCTGGCTCCACCACGGCAGCTCGATCAGCCACGGCTCCAACGCCACCCACCCGACCGGCACCTGGCCGGTCGTCGCGGCCCGGCTGGCGGGCCTCGACCTGCTCAACCTGGGGTTCGGCGGCAGCGCGATGCTCGACCCGTTCGTGGCCCGCACCATCCGCGACACCCCGGCCGACCGGATCAGCGTCAAGCTCGGCATCAACCTCGTCAACGGCGACGTGATGCGCCGCCGGGTGCTCGGTCCGGCGGTCCACGGCTGGCTCGACACCATCCGCGACGGCCACCCCGAGACCCCCCTCCGCCTCGTGTCGCCGATCTTCTGCGGCGTCCACGAGGCGACCCCCGGTCCCACCGCGCCCGACATGGCGGCGATGGCCGAGGGTCGGGTCGCCTTCGTCGCCGGCGGCGACCCTGCCGCGGTCGCGGCCGGGGCGCTCACCCTGGAGGTGGTCCGCGAGGTGCTGGCCGAGGTGGTCGAGCGTCGCGACGACCCGCACCTGGTCCACGTCGACGGCCTCGACCTCTACGGCCCCGCCGACGCCGAGCGGCTGCCGCTGCCCGACAACCTGCACCCCGACGGCGAGACCCACCGGCTGATCGGCGAGCGGTTCGCGGCGCTGCCCGGCTGGTGA
- a CDS encoding putative bifunctional diguanylate cyclase/phosphodiesterase → MRRDHPENIVRLASADLARGTTALAVPFGIVAAIGLLTVVLPPYERPWWVPALAALTLAASALVFALGRRRPDLGWLDPLAAYLLFPYAGLVNDAAGAGRGGSASGMTALLLLPILWLAVTGTLRQLWVASALAVATLALPMLVLGPPDYALGDWRRVLMWGAISVIVAPVLHRVVRDLARQTRRARVATARAERLFDDAPHGVALLDSEGTVVRVNVSMAVILGLDPPEMVGHRLSAFETPGEDRIDDHLGRVVDLVRGESLETECRLRDSGGNDVHVSLSSTLVSDADLGHITMINVVDMSERRRYLDRLAHLADHDVLTGLANRRRFESELERHLDRCQRSGANGALLLLDLDNFKQVNDSLGHNAGDELLITIAGLLRRSIRSTDVVARLGGDEFAILLTDADEAATRRVAELVVQRVGAHAATLDGVGRRVTASVGAVTFRAATEHSSDILALADMTMYDAKEAGRNQVALLSEGDTRGPRAAARLHWQSRIEEALEHDRFELHLQPIMDIADGRIRSAEVLLRLREDDELVPPSRFVYIAERVGLMPQVDAWVVDRSLALLARIRAEHDPGFRLEVNLSGHSIGNPEIEQAIVDSLSRHGVDPSALILEITETAAVADVALARDFAARMTQLGCAFALDDFGAGFGSFYYLKHLFFDYVKIDGEFVAHVHESSVDRTIMRSIVGIARDLGKRTVAEFVSEPAILEVCREEGVDLAQGYLIGRPAAYDEFVSSFLLAPGGTAQRAG, encoded by the coding sequence GTGCGACGTGACCATCCCGAGAACATCGTGAGGCTGGCGAGCGCCGACCTCGCGCGGGGTACGACCGCGCTCGCGGTGCCGTTCGGCATCGTGGCGGCCATCGGCCTGCTGACGGTCGTGCTGCCGCCGTACGAGCGCCCGTGGTGGGTGCCCGCCCTGGCCGCGCTGACCCTGGCGGCATCGGCACTGGTCTTCGCCCTCGGCCGCCGACGCCCCGACCTGGGGTGGCTCGACCCGCTCGCGGCCTACCTCCTCTTCCCCTACGCCGGGCTCGTCAACGACGCCGCCGGCGCCGGACGCGGCGGCTCCGCCTCGGGCATGACGGCGCTGCTCCTGCTGCCGATCCTCTGGCTCGCGGTCACCGGGACCCTGCGCCAGCTCTGGGTGGCCAGCGCGCTCGCGGTGGCGACGCTTGCCCTGCCGATGCTGGTCCTCGGACCTCCCGACTACGCGCTGGGCGACTGGCGCCGGGTGCTGATGTGGGGTGCGATCTCCGTCATCGTCGCCCCGGTCCTGCACCGCGTGGTGCGCGACCTCGCCCGCCAGACCCGGCGCGCGCGCGTCGCGACCGCCCGCGCCGAGCGACTCTTCGACGACGCCCCGCACGGCGTCGCCCTGCTCGACAGCGAGGGCACCGTGGTGCGGGTCAACGTCTCCATGGCCGTGATCCTGGGCCTCGACCCGCCCGAGATGGTCGGGCACCGCCTCAGTGCGTTCGAGACGCCCGGGGAGGACCGCATCGACGACCACCTCGGTCGGGTCGTCGACCTGGTCCGCGGCGAGTCCCTGGAGACCGAGTGCCGGCTGCGCGACTCGGGCGGCAACGACGTCCACGTCTCGCTCAGCAGCACGCTCGTCAGCGACGCCGACCTCGGCCACATCACGATGATCAACGTGGTGGACATGTCCGAGCGCCGGCGCTACCTCGACCGGCTGGCCCACCTCGCCGACCACGACGTGCTCACCGGCCTGGCCAACCGTCGCCGCTTCGAGAGCGAGCTCGAGCGCCACCTCGACCGCTGCCAGCGCAGCGGTGCCAACGGTGCCCTGCTGCTGCTCGACCTCGACAACTTCAAGCAGGTCAACGACTCGCTCGGCCACAACGCCGGCGACGAGCTGCTCATCACCATCGCCGGGCTGCTGCGACGCTCGATCCGCAGCACCGACGTGGTCGCGCGCCTGGGCGGCGACGAGTTCGCCATCCTGCTCACCGACGCCGACGAGGCGGCCACCCGCCGGGTGGCCGAGCTCGTCGTCCAGCGCGTCGGCGCGCACGCCGCGACGCTCGACGGCGTCGGCCGCCGGGTCACCGCGAGCGTCGGCGCGGTCACCTTCCGCGCCGCCACCGAGCACTCCTCGGACATCCTGGCGCTGGCCGACATGACGATGTACGACGCCAAGGAGGCCGGCCGCAACCAGGTCGCGCTGCTCTCCGAGGGCGACACCCGCGGCCCGCGGGCGGCGGCCCGGCTGCACTGGCAGAGCCGGATCGAGGAGGCGCTGGAGCACGACCGCTTCGAGCTGCACCTGCAGCCGATCATGGACATCGCGGACGGCCGGATCCGCTCGGCCGAGGTGCTGCTGCGCCTGCGCGAGGACGACGAGCTGGTCCCGCCCTCGCGCTTCGTCTACATCGCCGAGCGGGTCGGGCTGATGCCGCAGGTCGACGCCTGGGTGGTCGACCGCAGCCTCGCCCTGCTCGCCCGCATCCGGGCCGAGCACGACCCGGGGTTCCGCCTCGAGGTCAACCTGTCCGGGCACTCGATCGGCAACCCGGAGATCGAGCAGGCGATCGTCGACTCGCTGTCGCGGCACGGGGTCGACCCGTCGGCGCTGATCCTCGAGATCACCGAGACCGCGGCCGTGGCCGACGTGGCCCTGGCCCGCGACTTCGCCGCCCGGATGACCCAGCTCGGGTGCGCGTTCGCGCTCGACGACTTCGGCGCGGGCTTCGGGTCCTTCTACTACCTCAAGCACCTGTTCTTCGACTACGTGAAGATCGACGGCGAGTTCGTCGCCCACGTCCACGAGTCGTCGGTCGACCGCACGATCATGCGCTCGATCGTCGGCATCGCCCGCGACCTCGGCAAGCGCACGGTCGCCGAGTTCGTCTCGGAGCCGGCCATCCTCGAGGTGTGCCGCGAGGAGGGCGTCGACCTCGCCCAGGGCTACCTGATCGGGCGGCCCGCGGCCTACGACGAGTTCGTCTCGTCGTTCCTCCTCGCCCCGGGCGGGACGGCCCAGCGGGCCGGCTGA
- a CDS encoding hemerythrin domain-containing protein, whose translation MPIDDASRPRVAGSVDLTPRQRIAGDHLRMIHDHFRAQLVALTRAVAALRDGTGAVDDVRAGVHGLAPALSAQQVAGMCGQVCRFLTMHHSIEDRNLFPAVATLADYAPVAARLAEEHLVVHAHLERVDGLAVAVAADPARVDELARAVADLRADLESHFTYEEAEMTEPLGLLGLGV comes from the coding sequence GTGCCGATCGACGACGCCTCCCGACCTCGCGTGGCCGGTTCGGTCGACCTCACGCCCCGGCAGCGGATCGCGGGCGACCACCTGCGGATGATCCACGACCACTTCCGCGCCCAGCTCGTCGCGCTGACCCGGGCGGTCGCAGCGCTGCGCGACGGCACGGGAGCCGTCGACGACGTGCGCGCCGGGGTGCACGGCCTCGCCCCCGCCCTGTCGGCGCAGCAGGTCGCGGGGATGTGCGGCCAGGTCTGCCGCTTCCTGACGATGCACCACTCGATCGAGGACCGGAACCTCTTCCCCGCGGTCGCGACGCTGGCCGACTACGCGCCGGTGGCGGCCCGGCTCGCCGAGGAGCACCTGGTCGTGCACGCCCACCTCGAGCGCGTCGACGGCCTCGCGGTCGCCGTCGCCGCGGACCCCGCGCGGGTCGACGAGCTGGCCCGGGCGGTCGCGGACCTGCGTGCCGACCTGGAGTCCCACTTCACCTACGAGGAGGCCGAGATGACCGAGCCGCTGGGGCTGCTCGGGCTCGGGGTCTGA
- a CDS encoding MFS transporter, whose protein sequence is MTSLAPSAPRTASDPRRWWALAVLAASLLVVVMDMTILNVALPAMTDELGLGAVSQLWVVDAYALALAGLLVPVTALADRWGRKRMLVTGYAAFAVGSLAVLWADSAAEVIAIRALLGLGGAMVMPSTLSLIRSTFADPRERTLALSVWGATAALGAAVGPVVGGALLEAFSWHAAFLVNVPLMAVAIVAGLWILRESRSQRPGRIDVTGVLLSAGGMTAAVYAVKQLGKHGPTVATLALLAVGVAALALFVRRSLRSDRPMLDVRLFRQPVLRAGVVAALASSMLMATVLFVGSQWLQLVEGMGPLRSGLALLPLAVGAMVASPFAPALAERTSPRLVLSAGLMVLATGLALVAVLPATYPWVAVAFAVVGLGTSALGLGSALIMGTATDDQAGSAAAIEEITYELGAVLGITFLGSLVGAVYLAGLPDGVGAAARESLAGATGGPWAGEAADSFVVAFASVGAVGAVGAALAAYVVWRLVPADLTLDDSQH, encoded by the coding sequence ATGACCAGCCTCGCCCCGTCCGCGCCCCGCACCGCCTCCGACCCGCGCCGCTGGTGGGCGCTGGCCGTGCTGGCTGCGAGCCTCCTCGTGGTGGTCATGGACATGACCATCCTCAACGTCGCGCTCCCCGCGATGACCGACGAGCTGGGCCTGGGCGCGGTCTCCCAGCTCTGGGTCGTGGACGCCTACGCCCTCGCGCTGGCCGGCCTGCTCGTGCCGGTCACGGCCCTCGCCGACAGGTGGGGCCGCAAGCGGATGCTGGTCACGGGCTACGCCGCCTTCGCGGTCGGCTCGCTCGCCGTGCTCTGGGCGGACAGCGCGGCCGAGGTCATCGCGATCCGGGCGCTGCTCGGGCTGGGTGGGGCGATGGTGATGCCGTCCACGCTCTCCCTGATCCGCTCGACCTTCGCCGACCCGCGCGAGCGGACCCTCGCGCTCAGCGTGTGGGGCGCGACCGCGGCGCTCGGTGCTGCGGTCGGCCCGGTCGTGGGCGGCGCGCTGCTCGAGGCGTTCAGCTGGCACGCGGCCTTCCTGGTCAACGTGCCGCTGATGGCCGTGGCGATCGTCGCCGGGCTCTGGATCCTGCGGGAGAGCCGCTCGCAGCGCCCGGGCCGCATCGACGTGACCGGCGTGCTCCTCTCGGCGGGTGGGATGACCGCGGCCGTCTACGCCGTCAAGCAGCTCGGCAAGCACGGACCCACCGTCGCGACGCTGGCGCTGCTCGCCGTCGGCGTCGCGGCGCTCGCCCTGTTCGTGCGCCGCTCGCTGCGCTCCGACCGCCCCATGCTCGACGTGCGCCTCTTCCGGCAGCCGGTGCTCCGCGCGGGCGTCGTCGCGGCCCTGGCCAGCAGCATGCTGATGGCGACGGTGCTGTTCGTCGGCAGCCAGTGGCTGCAGCTGGTCGAGGGGATGGGCCCGCTGCGCTCGGGCCTCGCGCTGCTGCCGCTCGCGGTCGGTGCGATGGTCGCCTCGCCGTTCGCCCCGGCCCTCGCCGAGCGCACGAGCCCACGGCTGGTGCTCTCGGCCGGGCTGATGGTGCTGGCGACCGGACTCGCGCTGGTCGCGGTGCTGCCGGCGACCTACCCTTGGGTCGCGGTCGCCTTCGCGGTGGTCGGCCTGGGCACGTCGGCCCTCGGGCTCGGCTCGGCCCTCATCATGGGCACCGCCACCGACGACCAAGCGGGGTCCGCCGCGGCCATCGAGGAGATCACCTACGAGCTGGGCGCCGTGCTCGGCATCACGTTCCTCGGCAGCCTGGTCGGAGCGGTCTACCTCGCCGGCCTGCCCGACGGCGTGGGTGCGGCGGCGCGCGAGTCCCTGGCCGGCGCGACCGGCGGGCCGTGGGCGGGCGAGGCGGCCGACTCCTTCGTCGTGGCCTTCGCCTCCGTGGGCGCGGTCGGGGCGGTCGGCGCCGCGCTGGCGGCGTACGTCGTGTGGCGCCTGGTGCCGGCGGACCTCACGCTCGACGACTCGCAGCACTGA
- a CDS encoding ClpP family protease, with translation MSGYPIPYVVQQTPRGERTLDLYSRLLSERIVYLGTEIDDGVANVVIAQLLHLASESSELPISLYVNSPGGSISASLAIYDAMQFVRPLVETVCVGQATWTAAVLLAGGAPGRRAILPHGRVVLHQPATQGRGTVPDLILEADEVARVRLLLEEVLARHTGRTPEQIRQDTDRTLVLPGEAAVDYGVVDTVLHDQPLLTAS, from the coding sequence ATGAGCGGCTACCCGATCCCCTACGTCGTCCAGCAGACGCCGCGCGGCGAGCGGACCCTCGACCTCTACTCCCGGCTGCTGTCGGAGCGGATCGTCTACCTCGGCACCGAGATCGACGACGGCGTCGCCAACGTGGTGATCGCCCAGCTCCTGCACCTCGCGTCCGAGAGCTCCGAGCTGCCGATCAGCCTCTACGTCAACAGCCCCGGCGGCTCGATCTCGGCGTCGTTGGCGATCTACGACGCGATGCAGTTCGTCCGGCCGCTGGTGGAGACGGTCTGCGTGGGCCAGGCGACCTGGACCGCGGCGGTCCTGCTCGCCGGCGGAGCCCCGGGCAGGCGGGCGATCCTGCCGCACGGCCGCGTGGTGCTGCACCAGCCCGCCACCCAGGGGCGCGGCACGGTGCCCGACCTGATCCTCGAGGCCGACGAGGTGGCCCGGGTCCGGCTGCTGCTCGAGGAGGTGCTGGCCCGCCACACCGGGCGTACGCCCGAGCAGATCCGCCAGGACACCGACCGCACGCTCGTGCTCCCCGGCGAGGCGGCCGTCGACTACGGCGTCGTCGACACCGTGCTGCACGACCAGCCCCTGCTCACCGCTTCGTGA
- a CDS encoding phosphoenolpyruvate carboxykinase (GTP), giving the protein MADLEAVLDEAGLTNPRVREFVKEYAELTGAEHVEVVNASDDARLLEEAVRTGELQRAGEGRYYSRSYHKDTARSEERTIVATNDEKDRGVYNNWRPASEMKPMLHDRMRGASEGKTMYVVPYLMAPPGNPLAPWAAGVELTDTRTVVLHMIRMARVGVQFVNDLEDPDSFVRAVHVTGDLENLGQGTPDDQRYFVTVADERTILHFGSSYGGNALLGKIAHGLRQGAYDGWASRKFLAEQYMLIGIHDKETGRTYHVCGGFPSASGKTNLAMMAAPDALGDRYHVSFYGDDIAWLWVDEKTGRLMGMNPEYGVFGVAKDTNEKTNPNALASIAEGTDCIFTNVAHNPTTGEVWWEGRTPKPPTDVKGWLDWTGAPLADRKDNDTAAWAHPNSRFTTTLANVPNVAADYDDPVGVPIDAIIFGGRTRDREPLIRAITDLAEGVYDGLTLGAEATFAAEGVDGQLRYDPMSNRPFMAYGEGDYARHYLDVVGAATDQPIFAHVNWFQRDAEDGHFLWPGYRDNLRPLLWLLQLRNGEVEGRRTAVGILPTEEELDLVGMDVPAEDLERILTIDTERWRQEMGFREEHLAQFERMPEEIWEAHRRVAADLENE; this is encoded by the coding sequence ATGGCAGATCTCGAGGCAGTCCTGGACGAGGCCGGGCTGACGAACCCCCGTGTCCGCGAGTTCGTCAAGGAGTACGCCGAGCTCACCGGCGCCGAGCACGTCGAGGTGGTCAACGCCTCCGACGACGCGCGGCTGCTCGAGGAGGCGGTCCGGACGGGCGAGCTCCAGCGCGCCGGGGAGGGGCGCTACTACTCCCGCAGCTATCACAAGGACACCGCCCGCTCCGAGGAGCGGACCATCGTCGCGACGAACGACGAGAAGGACCGCGGCGTCTACAACAACTGGCGCCCGGCCTCGGAGATGAAGCCGATGCTGCACGACCGGATGCGCGGCGCGTCCGAGGGCAAGACGATGTACGTCGTCCCCTACCTGATGGCGCCTCCCGGCAACCCGCTCGCGCCGTGGGCGGCCGGCGTCGAGCTGACCGACACCCGCACCGTGGTGCTGCACATGATCCGGATGGCGCGCGTCGGCGTGCAGTTCGTCAACGACCTCGAGGACCCCGACTCGTTCGTGCGCGCCGTCCACGTCACCGGCGACCTCGAGAACCTCGGCCAGGGCACCCCCGACGACCAGCGCTACTTCGTCACCGTCGCCGACGAGCGCACGATCCTGCACTTCGGCTCGTCCTACGGCGGCAACGCGCTGCTCGGCAAGATCGCCCACGGCCTGCGCCAGGGGGCGTACGACGGGTGGGCGAGCAGGAAGTTCCTGGCCGAGCAGTACATGCTCATCGGCATCCACGACAAGGAGACCGGGAGGACGTACCACGTCTGCGGCGGCTTCCCCAGCGCCTCCGGCAAGACCAACCTGGCGATGATGGCGGCCCCCGACGCGCTCGGCGACCGCTACCACGTGTCGTTCTACGGCGACGACATCGCCTGGCTGTGGGTCGACGAGAAGACCGGCCGGCTGATGGGCATGAATCCGGAGTACGGCGTCTTCGGCGTCGCGAAGGACACCAACGAGAAGACCAACCCCAACGCGCTGGCCTCGATCGCCGAGGGCACCGACTGCATCTTCACCAACGTCGCCCACAACCCGACCACCGGCGAGGTGTGGTGGGAGGGGCGGACCCCGAAGCCGCCCACCGACGTCAAGGGCTGGCTCGACTGGACGGGCGCGCCGCTGGCCGACCGCAAGGACAACGACACCGCCGCGTGGGCCCACCCGAACAGCCGGTTCACCACCACCCTGGCCAACGTGCCCAACGTCGCCGCCGACTACGACGACCCGGTCGGGGTGCCGATCGACGCGATCATCTTCGGCGGCCGCACCCGCGACCGCGAGCCGCTGATCCGGGCGATCACCGACCTGGCGGAGGGTGTCTACGACGGGCTCACCCTCGGCGCCGAGGCCACCTTCGCCGCGGAGGGCGTCGACGGCCAGCTGCGCTACGACCCGATGTCCAACCGGCCGTTCATGGCCTACGGCGAGGGCGACTACGCCCGCCACTACCTCGACGTGGTCGGCGCGGCCACCGACCAGCCGATCTTCGCCCACGTCAACTGGTTCCAGCGCGACGCCGAGGACGGCCACTTCCTGTGGCCGGGCTACCGCGACAACCTCCGCCCGCTGCTGTGGCTGCTCCAGCTGCGCAACGGCGAGGTCGAGGGGCGTCGTACGGCCGTCGGCATCCTGCCCACCGAGGAGGAGCTCGACCTGGTCGGGATGGACGTGCCGGCCGAGGACCTCGAGCGGATCCTCACCATCGACACCGAGCGCTGGCGGCAGGAGATGGGCTTCCGCGAGGAGCACCTCGCCCAGTTCGAGCGGATGCCCGAGGAGATCTGGGAGGCACACCGCCGGGTGGCGGCCGACCTCGAGAACGAGTGA
- the speB gene encoding agmatinase, with protein sequence MARYGAQFGPDITFLGVPACDLDDEASYADADVVVVGAPFDGGTSHRPGTRFGPQAIRMTDYLPHDGSRPSLALRTDGLVDLRVVDAGDVEMPPGDIERALGVLEAAVEKVARAGAIPVVLGGDHSIAYPDAKGVANVLGHGRVSMIHFDAHADTGDIEFGSLWGHGQPMRRLIESGALRGDRFLQVGLRGYWPGPETLDWMAGQRMRSYEMTEIVHRGLDDCLTEAFGIATDACEGVFLSVDIDVCDPGHAPGTGTPEPGGLTARQLLDAVRRICLELPVVGVDVVEVSPPYDHADITAALANRVVLEALSAIARKRRDERDGTTWDPSRPLLDR encoded by the coding sequence ATGGCCCGCTACGGCGCTCAGTTCGGCCCCGACATCACCTTCCTCGGGGTGCCCGCCTGCGACCTGGACGACGAGGCGTCCTACGCCGACGCGGACGTGGTCGTCGTCGGCGCACCGTTCGACGGCGGCACGTCCCACCGCCCCGGCACCCGCTTCGGGCCGCAGGCGATCCGGATGACCGACTACCTCCCGCACGACGGCTCCCGGCCCAGCCTCGCGCTGCGCACGGACGGCCTCGTCGACCTGCGGGTCGTCGACGCCGGGGACGTCGAGATGCCCCCGGGCGACATCGAGCGGGCGCTCGGCGTGCTGGAGGCGGCGGTCGAGAAGGTCGCCCGGGCCGGCGCGATCCCGGTCGTGCTCGGCGGCGACCACTCCATCGCCTACCCCGACGCCAAGGGGGTCGCCAACGTCCTGGGCCACGGGCGGGTCTCGATGATCCACTTCGACGCCCACGCCGACACCGGCGACATCGAGTTCGGCTCGCTGTGGGGCCACGGCCAGCCGATGCGCCGGCTGATCGAGTCGGGGGCGCTGCGCGGCGACCGGTTCCTGCAGGTCGGGCTGCGCGGCTACTGGCCGGGCCCCGAGACGCTCGACTGGATGGCCGGGCAGCGGATGCGGTCCTACGAGATGACCGAGATCGTCCACCGCGGCCTCGACGACTGCCTCACCGAGGCGTTCGGCATCGCCACCGACGCGTGCGAGGGCGTCTTCCTCTCCGTCGACATCGACGTCTGCGACCCGGGGCACGCGCCCGGCACCGGCACCCCGGAGCCGGGCGGGCTGACCGCCCGCCAGCTGCTCGACGCCGTGCGCCGGATCTGCCTGGAGCTGCCCGTCGTCGGCGTGGACGTGGTCGAGGTGAGCCCGCCCTACGACCACGCCGACATCACCGCGGCGCTCGCCAACCGCGTGGTGCTCGAGGCGCTCTCGGCCATCGCCCGCAAGCGCCGCGACGAGCGCGACGGCACCACCTGGGACCCGTCGCGTCCGCTGCTGGACCGCTGA
- a CDS encoding ClpP family protease, which yields MSTHTTERIEDELVRRLMHERIVVLGEELQERNGNRLMHQLLLLSADDPRADISLWVNSPGGSVSAMLAIHDVMRLIPNDVSTVAMGMAASAGQFLLSAGTPGKRYVLPHARVLLHQGSAGIGGTAVDIELQAEDLRQTRDTVLGLIAEHTGQDRDTVERDSRRDRWFSAEQALAYGFVDHLITGVDDVTPGRRHAVGLAGAR from the coding sequence ATGAGCACCCACACCACCGAACGCATCGAGGACGAGCTCGTCCGCCGGCTGATGCACGAGCGCATCGTCGTGCTCGGCGAGGAGCTGCAGGAGCGCAACGGCAACCGGCTGATGCACCAGCTCCTGCTCCTGTCGGCCGACGACCCGCGCGCCGACATCAGCCTCTGGGTCAACAGCCCCGGCGGCTCCGTGTCGGCGATGCTGGCCATCCACGACGTCATGCGCCTGATCCCCAACGACGTCAGCACCGTCGCGATGGGCATGGCGGCCAGCGCCGGGCAGTTCCTGCTGTCCGCCGGCACGCCCGGCAAGCGCTACGTCCTGCCGCACGCGCGCGTCCTGCTGCACCAGGGCTCGGCCGGCATCGGCGGCACCGCCGTCGACATCGAGCTGCAGGCCGAGGACCTGCGCCAGACCCGCGACACGGTCCTCGGCCTGATCGCCGAGCACACCGGGCAGGACCGCGACACCGTCGAGCGCGACTCCCGGCGCGACCGCTGGTTCAGCGCCGAGCAGGCCCTCGCCTACGGGTTCGTCGACCACCTGATCACCGGCGTCGACGACGTCACCCCCGGACGGCGGCACGCGGTCGGCCTGGCGGGTGCGCGATGA
- a CDS encoding TetR/AcrR family transcriptional regulator translates to MGSNRDDVLGAAQRLLNGDPGASMSTIAEAASVSRATLHRHFESREALLLELGTRSLDQWERRLDDADVEGSAASADAATIRATLEALVAGYVDDSDDHAFALTDHVILGNAALAERTQRLADRETVLFAAAQEAGVVRADLPLRWFGHTVYGQLVAGREAVRFGDVARRDVAHLVLSTLLTGIAPS, encoded by the coding sequence GTGGGATCGAACCGCGACGACGTGCTCGGCGCCGCACAGCGCCTGCTCAACGGTGACCCCGGTGCGTCGATGTCGACCATCGCCGAGGCCGCCTCGGTCAGCCGGGCGACGCTGCACCGGCACTTCGAGTCCCGCGAGGCGCTGCTCCTCGAGCTCGGCACGCGCTCGCTCGACCAGTGGGAGCGCCGCCTCGACGACGCGGACGTCGAAGGGTCCGCCGCGTCGGCGGACGCCGCCACGATCCGCGCCACCCTCGAGGCCCTCGTCGCGGGCTACGTCGACGACTCCGACGACCACGCCTTCGCCCTGACCGACCACGTCATCCTCGGCAACGCCGCGCTCGCCGAGCGCACCCAGCGCCTCGCCGACCGGGAGACGGTGCTGTTCGCCGCCGCCCAGGAAGCCGGGGTGGTCCGCGCCGACCTGCCGTTGCGCTGGTTCGGCCACACCGTCTACGGCCAGCTCGTCGCGGGCCGCGAGGCCGTGCGGTTCGGCGACGTCGCCCGCCGCGACGTCGCCCACCTCGTCCTGTCCACCCTGCTCACCGGGATCGCGCCGTCATGA